TGATTTTTCTGCTACAACATCATCACATTTCAAGTAAGTTTgtatcttatattattataaatcgAAAGTTTCATTCAAAACTTGTTGTGAAAACTTTCATGGATAAAGTTAAAGCTTTGAATGCTGATTTACGAAAGAGgttgatgtttttattttgtttgtgggTAGTTaccaattattatattacttgtAGACAATCAATATCTATTGTATTAGTCAAAGAAGAACAAGTTTTTATGTCCAGATCGGGAAAGCAAAACTAGAAACACGATTTCTAGGAAATTGGAAAGTGTTGGTGCATGCATTTGAGCTTTGCGCAATTGTaggcatatttatttatataatttttttgcttttttttaagtttttagttttttggttaattgtaatatatgtagattgatagaatttttttattcagcAAAATGGTTGAGGTAATAGATATGCTTGGATATGGTGGGGCAATGGGTTGATAGAGGCAATAACACTTCGAAATACACAATAGATTTGTAGAAGCAATGTACTCTCATTTGAGCATTGATCGAAGTTGCAAcgatgtaaaaatttatatgtcaaatccAACGAGTTGTAGAAGTAATGTCCCCCCTACTAACTTGTTAGAATGGTACATAATGCACGAGAGTCGAGTTATGTCCATGTACTTCAAGATCCAAGTATTATCCAAAATAGCTTTGCTTGAACATTTTCTTCTGAGTTTGACTTAGCTAGGTCTTGATGTGCTTAATCATGTCCTTGTGACTGCGAACATTTATTGAAACCTTAAAACTATGAGCTGGTATCACCTCTCCCCAGTCTACTAATTAATTGGAATTCTCTACAAAAACGAACTTAggaatgttaattaattaataaaaattcaaattgcgcgtaaaaaatccaaaacaacATTCTGTCAACAGTGCATTTTGCGTGTAACAGTGCAGTTTGCACATTTTGCATGCGCTTGCGTTGACGTTTGCGAATGCACACGCTTTTGTGAATTTGCACTTTGGTGTTTGACTTTtttctccatcaatgacaataCATTAAGGTAAAATCTGACCGAACCACGAGTATTGTATAactaaatatgtaaaataaatcattacaaTACCAACTCCGACGTTTTACCTAAAAAATACTAACCAAACTGAGACTATATCGACCTTCTTACATAAACCCTAACAGCTGTCAAAATTGCCACAACTGACCTTATTTTCATCTAACCCTAGTTCATACAAAATACTATTGTTATCAGCAACATCATACCAAGTCGGGGGTTATTGGATAGatgacaaaaatcaaataaacccATTTCAACCAACCCTTAAAAAGCACAAAAACAATCCAACTTACCTCAGAATCCATTTACGAAGGGTAATGTGATTGTCAGATGTTTGAATTGCAAGAATGGAGTCAACAATCATGACTTTCCGATTTGCTGTCTTTGGCCACTGATTGTATTTACGGTTTTGCATTtgattagaaaagaaaatttgtttgtttttgttttgcttaTTTAACATAAGGGCAAAAGTGGTACACGGGGGCTTTAGTTTGCATAGAAAAGTTACTCCTCTCTGTTTTGGTCTAAAAAATTTAGGCAAAAATTGTTtcacctattttaattaatatccctatttTCTTCAAAGTTAATAATAGAACAGTGATGCCGTGGAGGCAACCAGCCTTTGTCTGGTTGCGTCAAGTTAAGTCTGATTAGCTAAGTCTTATCTTTTCTTTGCAGGTAGAATTTATCAAGTTGTGTCAAGTGAGTTTTAGTAGACATGTTGTAGCTGTCATCATAAATTGGATGTCGTTGTTGTGACAGAGTCTCTGAGTAATTTTTCCAATCAGAAGAATGTGGAAATGTTTTATGAATTATTGGTACCACAGTCTGTTTCTGCGAGACTTCCAAGAAAATTTCCAAGTCAACTAACGTGTTATAAGCAGCTGAAAAACAAGACTCAAAcaagagttaaatattttacttgCACATAGTCTTATGTTCTGAACTAACTCTTTTCCTTTTTGCAACTTCTGTCGGAGGACATGGAACATTAAGATTGAAGCAAGGCCTAAGGAATATATCGCATATGCTTCATTGCAaccttaaatgaaaattattttctggTTTTCCACCCCTCCTCGAAATTGGAGGTGAAAGTGGATGGTGTGattctaaaattttagagtCTCACATtgatagaaaatagaaaaacacGTAATCTCTCTATTTAGATGGAATCTCTccgaattgaataatttaaaaaaataacttaattttatttaacattacCTACCTATATATAGTCTTACTGATAGTCAAACCTGAAATAACCAAAACTAAAGTTTAAACAATTAATCTAGGAGTAATTAAACAGTAATTAAGAAATAACTGCAATTAAAACCCTAGTCTCTCTTGTAAGCCTCCCAAAACCTACACAAAACCCATGAATAAAACGAATTTACATCCGCAACAGAACAGTCGTTCTATTCGATGAAATACCCATTCTAGGATTTTAAACCATGGTCATTCAAACAGGTACAAAACCGTTCCTCAAGTTGTTCGACATGCTGCCATGATTTGGAGATTCGTTGCTCTCCATTTTTATTACTGAAACGTGTCATCTATACCTGGAATGCCTGTTCCACAATTCGGGTACCTATACTCAACAGGAATTATGAATTTCCAATTAAAAAACCAagatctttcatttttctttgtatTGAACTAAACACTTTTATCAAGCACCAGGCTAGACAACTTGAAAGCCATCAGAACGGTCTTTTCAGAGTAGTCACTAGTCAGTGCTAATTAATAACACAGATGAAGCTGAGAAGGTTAATAGCCCAAATTGCACTCGTTGATTTCCCAAGTCTTCTCTATGTAATTTCCAAGTCAACTGCCGTGTTGGGATGGATAAGGCATTTTAATTTCCACATTGAGAAAGAAGTGAGTGCAAAAGACTTCGGAAAGTAGCCATAGTTTGAGCTTGTTGTTACTTCTGTTGCTTACTGGAGATGGCTCATATCTCTTACGTTCTGGCTTTTCTTTTATCAGTTCTTTTCCTTTTACTGCTTTGCTTGGCTCAAGAGGACAGGAGGCTGAATATTCCGAGATGTCCACGTTTTAGCTGTGGTTTTCTCGGCAACATAGGCTTCCCCTTCTCCAATCGAACGCATCAGGAATGTGGGTTGCTGGTTGTAGATAACTGCACTGAACCAGTTCCGAGTATTCAGCTGGGGAAGCAGAGGCAATGGTTCAATATCAAAGGCATCTCTCAGGATAATACATTAGAGCTTAAAGACAAAAATTCTGAAGAAGAGTTTCACAATTGTAGCAGAAAATCCTTAAAAAACTTAACTCTTCCAATCTCTCCTTTTCTCTCATTTAATGTGCCCGATAAATTAGCAGGGTTCCAATGCCCCCTCAATTACACTCCCCCGAAAAACTTCAATCATCTCTGTAATAATTCCCAAAACTCCTATATCCTTTACTGGGGCCCATTTAATGTTTTTCCACGCCCTCCTAATTGTTCACGGATTAATTTGCAAGTGAACAAAACTGAAACAAGTATTGAATACTCTTATTTGTATACCGGCTCCTTTTCTGTGGAAGTGAATGTGACTGATGAATGTTATGATTGCTTTTCGGCGGGAGGACAATGCAAAACTGATAGCAATGGAAACTTTAATTGTTCTGTGACAGGAAGAACAAACTTCTCAGGTATCACTACTTATGGTGAAGTTCTAGGACTGATTCCTGGCTGCTACATATCTTGCTTTCCGTGTTTTacattttggtttttatcttaACTTATTAGTAGCTTTCACAGATCTATATATGTTGCGCAAATTTTATTCCCATAACAAATCCAAGCCTGATAGATCAATTCTATAACAAACAATCACTCAAAGAACCAGTAACATTTTGTTTCTAACTTGCTACAGGGAATGGGAAATTGCGATTGAAGCTGGGCATAGGAGTTGGTAATACACTTCTTTAACCAAATATCTTTTCTTCTACTCCTATTTTTTCAGGGAACTTGAAATCTAGAGAATTGTTTCAATGCACTGTAACACTTTAGACAAAtcttatattaacaaaacataagAGACATGTTGGGTAAGTTTAGATGTCTCATATTACTTGTGAACGATAAAATAAGACTAGTTAAATACCCTACGAATTCTTAAGCTGTTAGATACACATAATGAACTGTGTGTCCAAAGCCAACAACATCTTGACTGTGGTGATGTTATAAATGGTTTTATGTCTCACAGATAGTAGGGCAAACCCCATCCAGGATGCTACATCCCTCGCTTAGTGTCCTCGTTTTGAGACAATAGATGGACCACTATCTTGACAATGCTCTAAGCTATAGGATCAAGGATGTTATATACATCAAAATTTCTTTAGTATTATGGTCCTATATTCATATAAAAGAACTTATCCAAAGGCTGCAACCAGTAATATATGGTCATCAAGTTCTAGAAatgagattttatatttatatgtacaaatattgGTGGCATTAATGTCTTTCTAaccattaaaatttgtcaatatAATTTTCCATCGGGATGCTCTAAAGActcattttcttaaattaattgCAGTTATATCAGTCACCGTATCTGGAATGTTGATAGCTGTAGCCTTTTGCATCTACAAATCGTCACCATATACTTCAATGGTGTTCTGCAACAAGAAAACTATGGGTCACCAAAACATCAAGGAATTTTTAAGGAAGCATGGATCACTTGTACCTAATAGATACAGTTATtctaatgttaaaattattaccaATTCATTTAGACATAAATTGGGCCAAGGAGGATATGGAAGTGTTTACAAAGGTAGGCTACATGATGGTCGTAATGTCGCAGTGAAGGTCTTGACTGAGTCTAAAGGTAATGGTGAAGAATTTATCAATGAGGTTGCCAGTATCAGTAGGACTGCCCATGTCAACATAGTCACTCTTTTAGGCTATTGTTTTGAAGGTCATAGGAGAGCTCTCATCTATGAGTTTATGTCGAATGGATCTCTAGAGAAGTTCATAGATAAAAAGAATCCATTGAAGTCGGAAACATTGTACCAAATTGCAATAGGCATAGCTCTAGGGCTAGAGTATTTACACCGCGGTTGTAGCACAAGAATTTTGCACTTTGACATAAAGCCCTCGAACATTCTCCTTGATGAAGATTTTTGTCCAAAGATCTCTGATTTTGGTTTGGCCAAAATTTGCCCCAACAAAGAGAGTATCGTATCAATGACAACTGCACGAGGGACTATTGGTTACATTGCTCCTGAAGTATTTTTAAGAAACTTTGGAGAGGTCTCTCACAAGTCAGATGTTTATAGCTATGGAATGATGGTTTTAGAAATGACTGGAGGAAGACAGAATAGAAATGTTGAAGTTCAAAATACCAGTGAAATATACTTTCCACAGTGGATTTACAAATGTCTTGAAGAAGGTGAAGAGCTTGGATTGGATGGTATTTCAAATGAAGAGGATAAAAATTGTAGAAGAAAGATGATAATAGTGAGCTTATGGTGCATACAGACTAACCCCTCAGACAGGCCTACAATGAGCAGAGTGGTAGATATGTTGGAAGGCAACCTTGATTTGTTGCAAATCCCACCAAGGCCTTTCTTATCTTCCTTCCAAGATCGCAAGTAGATTCTTCAGCACAGTTGTTAAAAGTAATATTGTTGTACTATCATGTAACAAATTGCTCCAACAAAGAGAGTATTGTATCAAGAAAACTTGAATTCATCAACATAAATGGATGTCAAAGTTTAAACTATCAAAGACTCAACTATTTTCAGTGATAGAATGTAGGTTGTTAAGAATTGTTATTGAATGCAGGTTGTTTTTTGAGTGTTTGCCTTCGATCCACTGCAAGGGGAATTGCCCCCCTGACCACCTTCCATTGATTGAGCAATTGGACCCTTTGACCGTCTTTTGTGTGGCTCTACCCCACAATGACTCTTGGCTAACCCTATAGAGATATTCTTTAAACATGATCAAACTCTACACTAACACTAAATATATCCCACATGAGGAACTATTGTGGCTATATTGCACCAAAATTATTCAGTTGAGACATTGGAGAAGCTTCTTACAAATCTGATGTTTGTAACCATAGAATAGTGGTTATAGAAATGGTTGGAAAAAGAAAGACTTTTAAAGTTCTAGTTGATTGTACCAGTGATATATAATTTCTACACTAGATTTACAATTGCCTCAAAATCAATGAAGAACTTGGCTAGcaaaggataaaaaaatgtgCGAGGCAAATGGTAATTATGTGTAACATccaatcaatatcaaaatattgtcaACTTTAAATATAGGACATCACGATTTACCAATCTTCTTTTATCACTCCCAAAGGGtactcaacatttttcttatgtTTAATCGGTGTAGAATTTATCTAAGTGTGCATACAAACTATCCCTATAAACAGACCGACAATGGGCATAGTGTTGGCTATGTTTAAAGGGAGCCTTGGTTGTTTGAAAATTCCCCCAAGCCTTTGTTATCTTCTCCAAGATCAAGACCAAAGATGAAGATATTTCCGCCAAGAAAAGTGAACTTCATAAAGTAAATCAAATTCTTCAGTTAAgatttttacaaaaaatgatGTAAAGTAATAAGTTGATGAATgttctcaattatttcattgtttttgtcTTAGTTTAAGCTTTGAGTGGTGGATTTGACATCCACCTTGTATTCCTTGAGCTGCCCCATGATTGAATGTCCAACGATCAGTTAGAAATGAAATTAGTATAAAGTAATACTACATGTATAAATGGTGAATATTAAAAGGACATATCAGACTCATTTCACTAGGGAAATCCAAAAAATCGATGAGTATTATCCTCAACTAACTCTTCTTTCACCACTAAAacttattttacattattttgtatattacaATATTTCATAGACAATTGATGTAGTAAGATTCAATAAATTGACTATCCTGGAGGTTTTTGGGTACAAAAAATTAGAATGCATGGAGAAAGAATAATGAGAGCTACAAAAAAGAACTTATGTCACCTTAATTCCACAAGGGCGTTTTCCTTCCATGGCATCCTTCTTATTTTGACAATTGTCACAAAGAAAAGGTCCTTGCCAGGGTTTTGAGCTGGTGGAGAAGATGGAACCAGCATGAACTGAGATGCCCTCGCTTGGTGCAAGGTCAACttggcatacaacacacatgaAAAGACTGGATGTTGATTGTGTGGTAGGTTCATCGTTTCCCAGTCTGCAAGATGTTGAAAAGCAATGAGTTCAATGTTGATAAACATACAGATCACAAActtatcacaaaataaaaatttggttgacaAGAATCGAAGCATCAGAAAATTTTTAGATAAGGCAACGAAAGATGCATAATAGTTACAAAGCGCAAATAAGATTCTGTTGTTTCTGAAGTTTCAGCAGAGGCATTTGATGCACGCACAACCTTTTTCAGAATGGCTATCATATAAAGAAAAAGCAGTCTTGTTCTCTCAAATTAATCCCACAATTCCACTTCAAAATCTATGCACTTAGGAACATAACATGTGCGCCCATACTGTAATACCTCTAGGCATATTCCACATTGACAAAACACGGAAGagatataaagtatgtataaaCATACCCCGTCGCTTGGGGATAATCTCAGAATAATTGGTTAAACAGTCTGTAAACTCTGAATCTATCAAGACGATTTCTAAATTGCAAAGAACAAAACCGTTATAGAATGTGTCTAAAGcgaacaatattttgatagtttGTTGGACCAAATGTTACACAAACACTTCACTGACTAAGAAGTCCTGTGATATATATACCAGTAAGATTCAAATTTAAGAGTAATGTCTTTTACAGTAGCTGGAAGAACCTATTATCAATCcaggaaatgacaaaattaagtccaaggaaaaggttaaaaattttGCATGTTCAAAAAAGATGGGGAGAACATGACTTTTAGTAGGACATTGGTCTCATCTACTGCCTTTCTTTTCACATCTCTCTTCAATTCCAATTAAATTCCTAAACTAAAAACTAATACAACATGTGCAAACGGTGGgtattaatagatataaataaatcgacttgtcatcatgtgattagatggtctaattgtttattttatatcacaTGATAACACGTCAGTTTATTTATATCCGTTAGTATCCAACCGATTGTACATGTATTACTGTAGACTAAATACccctaatttgaatttataacaaGCAGCATTCTGACAAGCAAGAACCACAGATGGAAAACCAGATTAGAAATCAATGCATAGTCATGAGCCTCTGCAATCAATCACAAGATAAAAATTCAGAAAGGCTGAGGAACTACAAACCTTTCAGCTAGCATTGCTGACACTTCTTCAAACAAAAGTTTCTTAGCTAGCTTATTTGCAGAATCATGGGAATTCTTCCTAAATAGAAGTGCCCAAAACTTCTGCTTTTTGGGTGGAGTCGAAGGCAGTACTGAATTGTCTGGAGGAATTATGTCAACAACCATGCAAGTTGTGTCATCTTTTAGTCCCCTTTTCCGTAAGGCTTCCTGAACAAATAATTGATCAAATGGAATAAGAAACTGCACTGAAAATCAGTTAAAACAAAAGTTAAGCACCGAACAATATACAGGGCTAGCACCGCAAAATTTTAAAGCATCAAATTCTTAATTCACCTTCACAACTTGTCTAGCAGCAAGTTCAGCTGGCAATCCACAACAAGATTGTGCAGCCGTTTCTGAGGATAGGGCATCCCAGATTCCATCAGAAGCAATAATGAGCCTCCCACCTGCATTAGATAGCttttataaaaatgaacaaTGTTAG
This sequence is a window from Mangifera indica cultivar Alphonso chromosome 5, CATAS_Mindica_2.1, whole genome shotgun sequence. Protein-coding genes within it:
- the LOC123216620 gene encoding PR5-like receptor kinase is translated as MLIAVAFCIYKSSPYTSMVFCNKKTMGHQNIKEFLRKHGSLVPNRYSYSNVKIITNSFRHKLGQGGYGSVYKGRLHDGRNVAVKVLTESKGNGEEFINEVASISRTAHVNIVTLLGYCFEGHRRALIYEFMSNGSLEKFIDKKNPLKSETLYQIAIGIALGLEYLHRGCSTRILHFDIKPSNILLDEDFCPKISDFGLAKICPNKESIVSMTTARGTIGYIAPEVFLRNFGEVSHKSDVYSYGMMVLEMTGGRQNRNVEVQNTSEIYFPQWIYKCLEEGEELGLDGISNEEDKNCRRKMIIVSLWCIQTNPSDRPTMSRVVDMLEGNLDLLQIPPRPFLSSFQDRK
- the LOC123217507 gene encoding LEAF RUST 10 DISEASE-RESISTANCE LOCUS RECEPTOR-LIKE PROTEIN KINASE-like 1.1; translated protein: MAHISYVLAFLLSVLFLLLLCLAQEDRRLNIPRCPRFSCGFLGNIGFPFSNRTHQECGLLVVDNCTEPVPSIQLGKQRQWFNIKGISQDNTLELKDKNSEEEFHNCSRKSLKNLTLPISPFLSFNVPDKLAGFQCPLNYTPPKNFNHLCNNSQNSYILYWGPFNVFPRPPNCSRINLQVNKTETSIEYSYLYTGSFSVEVNVTDECYDCFSAGGQCKTDSNGNFNCSVTGRTNFSGNGKLRLKLGIGVGNTLL